A stretch of the Calypte anna isolate BGI_N300 chromosome 5, bCalAnn1_v1.p, whole genome shotgun sequence genome encodes the following:
- the BBOX1 gene encoding gamma-butyrobetaine dioxygenase has product MNPGIQKVEALGDFVHVEWEDGSESRYPCVWLRDSCRCPRCFLSSAGARKLLLEDLDVNIVVKEVTLAGREKISIIWPDEHASEFEAEWLKKRCFSEAARAEMREELFLTECEYWGSDLQLPKMPFEEIMHNDESTYKWLCTLKKVGIVLLTGAAAQQGELLRLGQRIGFLRLTFYGPTWQVQDKADANNVAYTTGRLCFHTDYPVLQHPPGVQFLHCIKQTAEGGESEVVDGFHVSNKLKAQSPQAYQILTSTAVDYTDVGVDYCEFAVQCKQRIIDVDSRGQAVRINYNNATRDSVFDVPADSVRPFYAALKEFDDLLNSAEHKFTYKLKPGDIVTFDNWRVLHGRRSFQSGSEVSRHLEGAYGDWDVVMSRLRLLRKKILNQD; this is encoded by the exons ATGAACCCGGGGATACAGAAGGTGGAAGCTTTGGGAGATTTCGTCCACGTGGAGTGGGAGGATGGGAGCGAGAGCCGCTACCCCTGTGTCTGGCTGCGGGACAGCTGCCGGTGCCCACGCTGCTTCCTGAGCTCTGCCGGGGCGCGCAAGTTGCTCCTGGAGGACCTGGATGTGAACATCGTGGTGAAGGAGGTGACTCTGGCAGGCAGAGAAAAG ATCTCTATTATATGGCCTGATGAGCATGCAAGTGAATTTGAAGCTGAGTGgttgaaaaaaagatgtttctctgaagcagccagagcagaaatgagagaagaattatttttaacag AATGTGAGTACTGGGGCTCAGACCTGCAGCTTCCCAAAATGCCTTTTGAAGAAATCATGCACAATGATGAAAGCACATACAAGTGGCTGTGCACCCTAAAGAAAGTAGGGATTGTGCTCctgacaggagctgctgctcagcagggagagTTGCTGAGACTCGGCCAGAGGATTGGCTTCCTGCGCCTCACTTTTTATGG ACCAACTTGGCAAGTGCAAGACAAAGCAGATGCTAACAATGTGGCTTATACAACTGGGAGACTGTGTTTTCATACTGATTATCCTGTTCTGCAGCATCCACCTGGG GTTCAGTTTCTGCACTGTATAAAGCAAACAGCAGAAGGAGGTGAAAGTGAAGTTGTAGATGGATTTCATGTATCCAACAAGCTGAAGGCACAAAGTCCTCAAGCATATCAGATCCTGACCTCTACTGCTGTAGACTATACAGATGTTGGGGTGGACTACTGCGAGTTTGCTGTGCAGTGTAAACAAAGGATTATAGA TGTGGATTCCAGGGGTCAAGCAGTTCGCATCAACTACAATAATGCAACCAGAGACTCAGTGTTTGATGTACCAGCTGACAGTGTGAGGCCATTTTATGCAGCTCTAAAGGAATTTGATGATTTATTAAACAGTGCAGAACACAAGTTCACTTACAAGCTGAAACCAG GGGACATTGTGACATTTGACAACTGGCGTGTGCTTCACGGCCGCCGGAGCTTCCAGTCGGGATCAGAAGTGAGCAGGCACCTGGAGGGAGCCTATGGAGACTGGGATGTGGTCATGTCAAGGCTGCGGCTCCTCAGGAAGAAGATCCTGAACCAGGACTGA